A window of Ruminiclostridium herbifermentans genomic DNA:
GAGCTGCAATTGTATCTTCAAAATACATAATATACCTCGTTATATATACTTAATCATAACTTTCAAACACAAAATGGCTCAAGAAAATTCCTGAACCATTTCACCATATATCTTATTTCATAAATTGTTATTATTTTTTTAATGCAATAACCACTTTTCTTTTTGGTTCTTCGCCTGTACTAAATGTCTCAACAAATTTATGGCCTTGTAAAGACGAATGAATAATTCTTCTCTCATATGGATTCATTGGCTCAAGTGTAACTGGCTTTTTATACTTTACAACCTTTTCAGCTAATCTATTAGCCAATTTTATAAGAGTCTCTTCTCTTTTCTGCCTGTAATTTTCAACATTTAATACAACACGCTTATAATCCTCATAACCTTTATTTACAACTAAACTAGTTAAATATTGAAGAGCATCCATTGTTTCGCCACGGCGCCCAATAATTATACCAATATCATCACCATTAATATCAACTACTATATTTTCATCATCTTCGCTTACACTAATGTCTGCTTCAACTTCCATATTATTTAATATAGTATATAGAAAATCAGAAGCAATATCGCATCTGTTATTATTCTCTTCCCTTAC
This region includes:
- the jag gene encoding RNA-binding cell elongation regulator Jag/EloR: MAYSIEKTGKTVQEAIAAALTELNLSEEDVDIEIIEEGTKGIFGIIGSKVARIRVTVREENNNRCDIASDFLYTILNNMEVEADISVSEDDENIVVDINGDDIGIIIGRRGETMDALQYLTSLVVNKGYEDYKRVVLNVENYRQKREETLIKLANRLAEKVVKYKKPVTLEPMNPYERRIIHSSLQGHKFVETFSTGEEPKRKVVIALKK